From the Streptomyces nigrescens genome, one window contains:
- a CDS encoding LuxR C-terminal-related transcriptional regulator gives MSSDGAQQDGTGGGTAEGRTVRVVLVDDHRMFRTGVQAEIGETGRTGVEVVGEAADVDQALTVITATRPEVVLLDVHLPGGGGVEVLRRSAAMMTDTERPVRFLALSVSDAAEDVIGVIRGGARGYVTKTITGTDLVNAVFRVADGDAVFSPRLAGFVLDAFASTDAPPIDEDLDRLTQREREVLRLIARGYAYKEIAKQLFISVKTVESHVSAVLRKLQLSNRHELTRWAAARRLV, from the coding sequence ATGAGCAGCGACGGCGCACAGCAGGACGGGACCGGCGGCGGGACGGCCGAGGGCCGGACCGTACGGGTCGTGCTGGTCGACGATCACCGGATGTTCCGTACGGGCGTCCAGGCCGAGATCGGCGAGACCGGGCGCACCGGCGTCGAGGTGGTCGGCGAGGCCGCCGACGTCGACCAGGCGCTCACGGTCATCACGGCCACCCGGCCCGAGGTCGTCCTGCTGGACGTCCACCTCCCCGGGGGCGGCGGTGTCGAGGTGCTGCGCCGCAGCGCCGCGATGATGACCGACACCGAGCGCCCGGTCCGCTTCCTGGCGCTCTCCGTCTCCGACGCGGCCGAGGACGTCATCGGCGTCATCCGGGGCGGCGCCCGCGGCTATGTCACCAAGACGATCACGGGCACGGACCTGGTCAACGCGGTCTTCCGGGTCGCCGACGGCGATGCGGTCTTCTCCCCGCGGCTGGCGGGCTTCGTTCTGGACGCCTTCGCCTCGACGGACGCCCCGCCGATCGACGAGGACCTCGACCGCCTCACCCAGCGCGAGCGCGAGGTCCTCCGGCTGATCGCCCGCGGCTATGCCTACAAGGAGATCGCCAAGCAGCTGTTCATCTCCGTGAAGACCGTCGAGTCCCATGTCTCCGCGGTGCTGCGCAAGCTCCAGCTCTCCAACCGCCATGAGCTGACCCGGTGGGCAGCGGCCCGGCGGCTGGTCTGA
- a CDS encoding ATP-binding protein translates to MTTAPPRAETSYAPAPDPDDPPVRKLYRSADGRLLGGVARGLAGHLGLPVSWVRIVFVALFMADGMGALLYAAFWFFVPLGVGGVDHRQPAPADGRRLRLRHRPDKGQVFALIALLIGASIVASRFQLGQADGYLWPVLLIGAGVALVWRQADNSRRAQWLELGRRNGLLTMLRGAAGVLLVGVGVTGIVVLQGSVRHLGSVLQAALAVVVGIALLAGPYLVRMAQDLSEERLMRIRAQERAEVAAHVHDSVLHTLTLIQRSADDPREVARLARAQERELRAWLYKPEGRGKEEDEEPATLAEAVRKSAAEVEDDHGVPIEVVVVGDCPLDEPLGAQMQAAREAMVNAAKYGGEGGAVQVFAEVEGRSVFVSVRDRGPGFDLDAVPADRMGVRESIIGRMERHGGTARLRSAPEGGTVVELEMERAATEHGI, encoded by the coding sequence ATGACCACCGCACCGCCCCGCGCCGAGACGAGCTACGCCCCGGCGCCGGACCCCGACGACCCGCCTGTGCGCAAGCTCTACCGCAGCGCTGACGGGCGGCTGCTCGGTGGCGTCGCGCGGGGGCTCGCGGGCCATCTCGGACTGCCGGTCTCCTGGGTGCGGATCGTGTTCGTGGCCCTGTTCATGGCCGACGGGATGGGCGCCCTGCTGTATGCCGCGTTCTGGTTCTTCGTCCCGCTGGGCGTCGGCGGCGTGGACCACCGGCAGCCCGCCCCGGCGGACGGCAGGCGCCTCCGGCTGCGGCACCGCCCCGACAAGGGCCAGGTCTTCGCGCTGATCGCGCTGCTCATCGGCGCCTCGATCGTCGCCTCCCGCTTCCAGCTGGGCCAGGCCGACGGCTATCTCTGGCCGGTGCTGCTGATCGGCGCCGGTGTCGCCCTGGTGTGGCGGCAGGCGGACAACTCCCGCCGTGCGCAGTGGCTGGAGCTCGGCCGCCGCAACGGCCTGCTGACGATGCTGCGCGGCGCGGCCGGTGTCCTGCTGGTCGGCGTCGGGGTGACCGGCATCGTCGTGCTGCAGGGGTCGGTGCGTCATCTCGGCTCGGTGCTGCAGGCCGCGCTCGCCGTCGTCGTCGGCATCGCGCTGCTGGCGGGCCCCTACCTGGTGCGGATGGCCCAGGATCTCTCCGAGGAGCGGCTGATGCGCATCCGTGCCCAGGAGCGCGCCGAAGTGGCCGCCCATGTGCATGACTCGGTCCTGCACACCCTCACCCTGATCCAGCGCAGCGCCGACGACCCCCGGGAGGTGGCGCGGCTGGCCCGCGCCCAGGAGCGTGAGCTGCGTGCCTGGCTCTACAAGCCCGAGGGCCGCGGCAAGGAGGAGGACGAGGAGCCGGCCACCCTGGCGGAGGCGGTCCGCAAGTCCGCCGCCGAGGTGGAGGACGACCACGGTGTCCCCATCGAGGTCGTGGTCGTCGGCGACTGCCCGCTGGACGAGCCGCTGGGCGCCCAGATGCAGGCCGCACGCGAGGCGATGGTCAATGCCGCGAAATACGGCGGAGAGGGCGGCGCGGTGCAGGTGTTCGCCGAGGTGGAGGGCCGCTCGGTTTTTGTCTCGGTGCGTGACCGCGGCCCCGGATTCGACCTGGACGCGGTCCCCGCGGACCGGATGGGCGTACGGGAGTCCATCATCGGCCGTATGGAGCGCCACGGCGGCACCGCCCGGCTGCGCTCTGCCCCCGAGGGCGGCACGGTCGTCGAGCTGGAGATGGAGCGCGCGGCGACGGAGCACGGGATATGA
- a CDS encoding serine/threonine-protein kinase yields MGTVWRARDEVLGRQVAVKRLHVAPYLDADELARRYERTTREAQAAARINHPNVVGVHDVVDDAGMPCIVMEYVPSTTLGDLIKEAALQDSSVTPREAARIGRGMVAALRAAHSAGVLHRDVKPGNVLLGEEGRVVLTDFGIAVASGTSTLTKTGELVGSIDYLAPERVRSGSPGPASDLWALGATLYQAVEGRPPFRKDTAVETAYAIAMDPLEAPRNAGVLTPLIEALLAKEPADRPTAEVVEQALRAAEADADTALYGRPTLALGTVGRGTPETATQGEQTEAPTRPVPHTGAAGATSDRTGTGTGTGTRAGTTTGARSDTGSDTDVGGSAVTGPMALPDGAVGRRANGDRTEALSGGKTPRRRRVARVVVWSVVGLLFAGGGAGTAWYLMRPDEAGASNAAADKGTPKPSGVPDNSIGPPPPLPDGYRKATESAVGVTLPVPKGWQRKVDDSGRQIVYYSESDNARLTLSVLDFSSGDHVQHFKDVEAAFKANTPVYSLLRMQKTVYQGEPAAVWEYTFGGRARTFRTYDLGFGREGGKEYAIAVTAPEANWTKFGSPFFSVVRDGFRRTDPKS; encoded by the coding sequence ATGGGAACCGTCTGGCGGGCCCGGGACGAGGTCCTTGGCCGTCAGGTCGCGGTCAAGCGTCTGCATGTGGCGCCGTATCTCGATGCGGACGAACTGGCGAGGCGCTATGAGCGCACCACCCGTGAGGCGCAGGCCGCGGCGCGCATCAACCACCCCAATGTGGTGGGGGTGCACGACGTCGTGGACGACGCCGGGATGCCGTGCATCGTCATGGAGTACGTCCCCTCGACGACACTCGGCGATCTCATCAAGGAAGCCGCGCTGCAGGACAGTTCGGTCACGCCGCGCGAGGCCGCCCGTATCGGACGCGGCATGGTGGCGGCGCTGCGTGCCGCGCACTCCGCCGGTGTGCTGCACCGTGACGTCAAGCCGGGCAATGTGCTGCTCGGTGAGGAAGGCCGGGTCGTGCTCACCGACTTCGGCATCGCGGTCGCCAGCGGTACCTCCACGCTCACCAAAACGGGTGAGCTGGTGGGCTCCATCGACTACTTGGCGCCCGAGCGGGTCAGGAGCGGCAGCCCCGGGCCCGCATCCGACCTGTGGGCGCTGGGAGCGACGCTCTATCAAGCGGTCGAGGGACGGCCCCCGTTCCGCAAGGACACCGCGGTCGAGACGGCGTACGCGATCGCCATGGACCCGCTCGAGGCGCCGCGCAATGCCGGGGTGCTGACCCCGCTGATCGAGGCGCTGCTCGCCAAGGAGCCGGCCGACCGCCCGACGGCCGAGGTCGTCGAACAGGCGCTGCGGGCCGCCGAGGCCGATGCGGACACGGCGCTGTACGGCAGGCCGACGCTGGCACTGGGCACGGTCGGACGCGGTACGCCGGAAACGGCTACGCAGGGCGAGCAGACGGAGGCTCCGACCCGTCCGGTGCCGCACACGGGCGCGGCGGGCGCCACGTCGGACCGCACCGGAACCGGCACCGGGACCGGGACCCGTGCGGGCACGACCACGGGCGCGCGCTCGGACACGGGCTCGGATACGGACGTCGGCGGCAGCGCCGTGACCGGCCCCATGGCTCTCCCGGACGGGGCGGTCGGCAGGCGGGCCAACGGGGACCGTACGGAGGCGCTGTCCGGCGGCAAGACACCTCGTAGGCGGCGTGTCGCCCGGGTCGTGGTCTGGAGCGTCGTCGGGCTGCTGTTCGCCGGGGGCGGTGCGGGCACGGCCTGGTACCTGATGCGCCCCGATGAGGCCGGCGCGTCCAACGCGGCGGCGGACAAGGGCACCCCGAAGCCCTCCGGCGTCCCGGACAACAGCATCGGACCGCCGCCGCCCCTTCCCGACGGCTACCGCAAGGCCACGGAGTCCGCCGTCGGCGTCACCCTCCCGGTGCCCAAGGGGTGGCAGCGGAAGGTCGACGACAGCGGCCGGCAGATCGTCTATTACTCGGAGTCGGACAATGCCAGGCTGACACTCAGCGTCCTGGACTTCTCCTCCGGGGACCACGTGCAGCACTTCAAGGACGTGGAGGCCGCGTTCAAGGCGAATACCCCCGTCTACTCGCTGCTGCGTATGCAGAAGACGGTGTACCAGGGTGAGCCCGCCGCGGTCTGGGAGTACACCTTCGGGGGCCGGGCCCGTACGTTCCGGACGTACGACCTCGGGTTCGGCCGTGAGGGCGGCAAGGAGTACGCGATCGCCGTGACCGCGCCGGAGGCCAACTGGACGAAGTTCGGGAGCCCCTTCTTCTCGGTGGTGAGGGACGGCTTCCGCAGGACCGACCCGAAGAGCTGA
- a CDS encoding PspC domain-containing protein encodes MNDAAHVEESAPSDPAGSAPSHPPLRRSRRHKVIGGVCGGLGRQWDLDPVIFRVVLAVLSVGGLGLIAYGFAWLLIPLDGEDENEGRRLLSGRVEGPALTALLLALIGCGLFLTTLAKGSMMSFAIMLTLAAAGSAHWSRRRRQVEAEGPQARDTATAQAVADAPPETKAPPVPAGPSWWRAQRGEAAGPGYLWGPDTTPLPLDITYRAEHGVATAPYGHDGRSDAGRPPGAPVPPGGAPPARDPRRGRRSGRPIGGWAFLLALLAGCGTALAVSRHDGPVPALQAGLACALVVFGLGLVLSAWFGRTGGGTVFMVVLTALLLAGATTLPDNLTAQWQKRTWSPTTLSAVQPQYELGSGEGELDLTALPLKPGSTVHTGAEVGAGRLQVTLPHGVTARLHISLGLGDVQLPGESPHDVDLTAGGQRTVTLPADGLKKGEKPRGSVELNLELGAGQVAVERAAPAPAAPAAPTTQGAHR; translated from the coding sequence ATGAACGATGCAGCCCACGTCGAGGAGTCGGCGCCCTCCGACCCCGCCGGCTCCGCCCCGTCGCATCCGCCGCTGCGCCGCAGCCGGCGGCACAAGGTGATCGGCGGGGTCTGCGGCGGGCTGGGCCGGCAGTGGGATCTCGATCCGGTGATCTTCCGGGTGGTGCTCGCCGTGCTGTCCGTCGGCGGCCTCGGGCTGATCGCCTACGGCTTCGCCTGGCTGCTCATCCCCCTCGACGGCGAGGACGAGAACGAGGGCCGCAGGCTGCTCTCCGGCCGTGTCGAGGGACCCGCGCTGACGGCCCTGCTCCTGGCGCTGATCGGCTGCGGACTGTTCCTGACGACCCTCGCCAAGGGCAGCATGATGTCGTTCGCCATCATGCTGACGCTGGCGGCGGCCGGTTCCGCCCATTGGTCGCGCCGACGCCGGCAAGTGGAGGCCGAGGGCCCGCAGGCGAGGGACACCGCCACGGCCCAGGCCGTCGCCGACGCCCCGCCCGAGACCAAGGCGCCCCCGGTGCCCGCCGGCCCCTCCTGGTGGCGGGCCCAGCGCGGGGAGGCGGCCGGTCCGGGCTATCTGTGGGGGCCCGACACCACCCCGCTCCCCCTCGACATCACTTACCGTGCCGAGCACGGCGTGGCCACGGCCCCGTACGGGCACGACGGCCGGTCCGACGCGGGCCGTCCGCCCGGGGCACCCGTGCCGCCGGGCGGTGCGCCGCCGGCCCGCGACCCGCGCCGGGGCCGCCGCAGCGGACGCCCGATCGGAGGCTGGGCGTTCCTGCTCGCACTGCTCGCCGGCTGCGGCACCGCGCTCGCCGTCTCCCGCCACGACGGCCCGGTGCCGGCCCTCCAGGCGGGCCTGGCGTGCGCGCTGGTCGTCTTCGGTCTCGGGCTGGTGCTCAGCGCCTGGTTCGGGCGCACGGGCGGCGGCACGGTCTTCATGGTGGTGCTGACGGCCCTGCTGCTGGCGGGCGCGACGACGCTGCCCGACAACCTCACCGCCCAATGGCAGAAGCGCACCTGGTCCCCCACCACCCTCAGCGCCGTCCAGCCGCAGTATGAACTCGGTTCGGGAGAGGGGGAGCTGGACCTCACCGCCCTCCCCCTCAAGCCGGGCAGTACGGTCCACACGGGCGCGGAAGTGGGCGCCGGCCGCCTTCAAGTGACGCTGCCGCACGGTGTCACCGCCCGTCTCCATATCTCGCTCGGCCTCGGCGATGTCCAGCTGCCCGGCGAATCGCCCCACGACGTGGACCTCACGGCGGGCGGGCAGCGGACGGTCACCCTCCCCGCCGACGGCCTCAAGAAGGGCGAGAAGCCGCGCGGCTCGGTGGAGCTGAACCTCGAACTCGGCGCCGGCCAGGTCGCCGTCGAACGCGCCGCACCGGCCCCCGCCGCGCCGGCCGCCCCGACCACCCAGGGAGCCCACCGGTGA
- a CDS encoding TQO small subunit DoxD, translated as MVHANRTIGADLGGAGVESAGAGLRGQLARHALLPLRLFLGATFLYAGIDKLTDPAFLSASGAGSLGEMLRQVHDAAALPQLVEIAQKSPVGFGYAIAAGELAVGLGILVGLLGRLAAFGGALISLMLWLTVSWATTPYYYGNDLAYLMAWVPLLLAGTPRFSLDAALANRRKRHGAQLFG; from the coding sequence ATGGTGCACGCGAATCGTACGATCGGTGCCGATCTGGGAGGGGCGGGCGTCGAAAGTGCCGGCGCCGGGTTGCGGGGGCAGCTGGCGCGCCATGCGCTGCTCCCCCTGCGGCTCTTCCTGGGGGCCACCTTCCTCTATGCGGGCATCGACAAGCTGACGGATCCGGCGTTCCTGTCGGCCAGTGGCGCGGGTTCGCTCGGCGAGATGCTGCGTCAGGTCCATGACGCGGCGGCGCTGCCGCAGCTCGTGGAGATCGCGCAGAAGAGTCCGGTGGGCTTCGGCTATGCCATCGCGGCCGGTGAACTGGCGGTGGGCCTCGGGATCCTGGTGGGTCTGCTGGGAAGGCTGGCGGCGTTCGGCGGTGCGCTGATCTCGCTGATGCTGTGGCTCACCGTGAGCTGGGCGACCACGCCCTATTACTACGGCAATGACCTCGCCTACCTGATGGCCTGGGTCCCGCTCCTGCTGGCCGGTACGCCGAGGTTCTCCCTGGACGCCGCCCTGGCCAACCGCCGCAAGCGGCACGGGGCGCAGCTGTTCGGCTAG
- a CDS encoding DUF4239 domain-containing protein, with amino-acid sequence MSQWLVLTIAMAAACGVVLTITVLKERRVTEDDDPSETPDVIEYLTMMVGVVYAIVLGLAIAGVWEARSAAEDTVRTEAQALHEVSARARAYPAPVRDRIRADVNAYASHVVHKEWPVMAERGELTPRGTELLTKVRADVTDYRPRNDFEGQSYQPLVDQVAVADGARAARADAAESTLPGVVWFGLIIGGAISIGVMFTLQIRRSGRELLMAGLFSALIAFLLFLVWDFDAPFSRGISATAAPFLDLFPHP; translated from the coding sequence ATGTCGCAATGGCTGGTGCTGACCATCGCCATGGCCGCTGCCTGCGGCGTCGTCCTGACCATCACCGTGCTCAAGGAGCGCCGGGTCACCGAGGACGACGACCCGTCCGAAACACCCGATGTGATCGAGTATCTGACGATGATGGTGGGGGTGGTGTACGCGATCGTGCTGGGTCTGGCCATCGCCGGTGTCTGGGAGGCCAGAAGCGCGGCCGAGGACACCGTACGGACCGAGGCGCAGGCCCTGCACGAGGTCAGCGCGCGGGCCCGGGCCTACCCCGCGCCGGTGCGGGACCGTATCCGCGCGGACGTCAACGCGTACGCGAGCCATGTGGTGCACAAGGAGTGGCCGGTGATGGCCGAGCGGGGGGAGCTGACCCCGCGCGGCACCGAGCTGCTGACGAAGGTCCGGGCGGATGTCACCGACTACCGTCCGCGCAACGACTTCGAGGGGCAGTCGTACCAGCCCCTCGTCGACCAGGTCGCGGTGGCCGACGGGGCCCGCGCCGCCCGTGCGGACGCGGCCGAATCGACGCTGCCGGGGGTGGTGTGGTTCGGGCTGATCATCGGTGGCGCCATCTCGATCGGTGTCATGTTCACCCTGCAGATCCGGCGCTCGGGGCGGGAGTTGCTGATGGCCGGGCTCTTCAGCGCGCTGATCGCCTTCCTGCTGTTCCTCGTGTGGGACTTCGACGCACCGTTCAGCCGCGGCATCTCGGCAACGGCCGCGCCGTTCCTCGATCTGTTCCCGCATCCGTGA
- a CDS encoding SRPBCC family protein, with the protein MRAISVSRDIVAAPRQIFAVLRDPARHAELDGSGMLRGRPQGPSPLGPGDRFSMGMAQGRIAYRSVNVVVEYEKDRLIAWETWGEFRGRRLVGGQRWRYELTPVNGTEGTDGLDGTDGTEGGGTTRVTHTYDWSRARLPRLIVELPGYPRRMGPAMTTTLERLASAVRD; encoded by the coding sequence ATGAGGGCCATATCGGTCAGCAGGGACATCGTCGCCGCACCACGGCAGATCTTCGCCGTCCTCCGGGACCCGGCCCGGCATGCCGAGCTGGACGGCTCGGGCATGCTGCGCGGCCGCCCGCAGGGGCCGTCGCCGCTGGGCCCCGGCGACCGGTTCAGCATGGGGATGGCGCAGGGACGCATCGCGTACCGGTCGGTGAATGTCGTGGTGGAGTACGAGAAGGACCGGCTGATCGCCTGGGAGACCTGGGGCGAGTTCCGCGGCCGGCGGCTGGTCGGCGGGCAGCGCTGGCGCTACGAGCTGACCCCCGTGAACGGCACGGAGGGCACGGACGGCTTGGACGGCACGGACGGCACGGAGGGCGGGGGCACCACCCGGGTCACCCACACCTATGACTGGTCGCGCGCCCGGCTCCCCCGTCTCATCGTCGAACTCCCCGGCTATCCACGGCGGATGGGCCCGGCGATGACCACGACGCTGGAGCGGCTGGCCTCGGCCGTACGGGACTGA
- a CDS encoding ornithine cyclodeaminase family protein produces the protein MTLPVFGAAAIERAAGPQLVLETVRDALIAHAEGRTHVPPPLHLDFREADGDCHVKAGWISGAADFTVKIATGFYGNPALGLPANHGLVCVVSARTGQPRALLDDGGLLTAWRTAAAGALLTHAMARPAAGTLAVFGTGEQARLQALWLAELRPVGAVLVHGRSPDRARALCDVLGAHGLAARPAAAEEAAEADMIITATPARSPVLDAARVRAGAHVTGIGTDMPHKNELPPALFHRARIVATDDHDQCLDHGDFGHAVRAGAAAEDGDIAAGLLLKAPVDRPDTAITVADLTGVGALDAALASAVLGRLTGERPGGGALARPRLRALRRGLRDGGAEWLCPRSRTASGRALSPVRPRPAAPASWSSPGPSAVDSRGVRR, from the coding sequence ATGACGCTCCCCGTCTTCGGCGCGGCCGCCATCGAGCGGGCCGCCGGGCCGCAGTTGGTCCTGGAGACCGTCCGCGACGCGCTGATCGCGCACGCGGAGGGCCGTACCCATGTGCCGCCGCCACTGCACCTGGACTTCCGCGAGGCCGACGGGGACTGTCACGTCAAAGCCGGCTGGATCAGCGGCGCCGCCGACTTCACCGTCAAGATCGCGACCGGCTTCTACGGCAATCCGGCGCTGGGCCTCCCCGCCAACCACGGTCTGGTCTGCGTCGTCAGCGCCCGCACCGGACAGCCGCGCGCGCTCCTCGACGACGGCGGTCTGCTGACCGCCTGGCGCACCGCCGCCGCGGGCGCGCTGCTGACCCATGCCATGGCCCGGCCCGCTGCCGGCACGCTGGCCGTCTTCGGCACCGGTGAACAGGCCCGCCTCCAGGCGCTCTGGCTGGCCGAACTCCGGCCGGTCGGCGCGGTGCTGGTCCATGGCCGCTCCCCGGACAGGGCCCGGGCCCTGTGCGACGTACTCGGTGCACACGGTCTGGCCGCCCGGCCCGCTGCCGCGGAGGAGGCGGCAGAGGCCGACATGATCATCACCGCGACGCCGGCCAGGTCGCCCGTTCTGGACGCCGCCCGGGTGCGCGCGGGCGCCCATGTGACCGGCATCGGCACGGACATGCCGCACAAGAACGAGCTGCCGCCCGCGCTCTTCCACCGCGCACGGATCGTCGCCACCGATGACCACGACCAGTGCCTCGACCACGGAGACTTCGGCCATGCCGTCCGCGCCGGGGCCGCCGCCGAGGACGGCGACATCGCGGCCGGCCTGCTGCTCAAGGCGCCCGTCGACCGGCCGGACACCGCGATCACGGTCGCCGACCTCACCGGTGTCGGAGCGCTCGACGCGGCGCTCGCCTCAGCCGTCCTCGGCCGGCTCACGGGTGAACGACCAGGAGGCGGGGCCTTGGCGCGGCCCCGGCTCCGCGCGCTGCGCCGCGGCCTGAGGGACGGTGGCGCGGAGTGGCTGTGTCCTCGGTCCCGTACGGCCAGTGGCCGCGCCCTCAGTCCCGTACGGCCGAGGCCAGCCGCTCCAGCGTCGTGGTCATCGCCGGGCCCATCCGCCGTGGATAGCCGGGGAGTTCGACGATGA
- a CDS encoding pyridoxal phosphate-dependent aminotransferase gives MTRLPDFRLETYFSRWEFTARHHLTASDVQTMTLSELLGLADDKDREAFENLSLGYTETFGDPALREVIAQTYEQAGADDVICFAGAEEALYLAMNVLLGAGDHAVVVTPNYQAAETVPLALCEVTGVALDADRDWALDLGEVAAAIRPNTRVVSVNFPNNPTGKVIDAADFLALARLCDERGIHLFSDEVYRGLERDPARTLPQAADVSARALSLNVTSKSLGLPGLRIGWITCRDRALRARLERAKHYTTICNSAPSEVLARIALKARETILHRNRALIAANLPAFEAFFAEFADDFAWQPPDGGCVAYPRYLGADGVEEFCTRLVEEAGVLLLPASIYRSELTATPADRFRIGIGRRDPEEGLAAFADWMRARR, from the coding sequence ATGACCCGGCTGCCCGACTTCCGCCTCGAAACGTACTTCTCCCGCTGGGAGTTCACCGCCCGCCACCACCTGACCGCCTCCGACGTCCAGACCATGACGCTCAGCGAGCTGCTCGGGCTGGCCGACGACAAGGACAGGGAGGCCTTCGAGAACCTGTCCCTGGGCTACACCGAGACCTTCGGCGACCCGGCCCTGCGCGAGGTGATCGCCCAGACGTACGAGCAGGCCGGGGCGGACGACGTCATCTGCTTCGCGGGTGCCGAGGAAGCCCTGTATCTGGCGATGAACGTGCTGCTCGGGGCCGGTGACCACGCGGTGGTGGTGACCCCGAACTACCAGGCCGCCGAGACCGTGCCGCTGGCGCTGTGCGAGGTCACCGGTGTGGCCCTCGACGCGGACCGGGACTGGGCCCTGGACCTCGGCGAGGTGGCGGCGGCGATCCGGCCGAACACCCGGGTCGTCTCGGTGAACTTCCCCAACAACCCGACCGGCAAGGTCATCGACGCCGCCGACTTCCTTGCCCTGGCCCGCCTGTGCGATGAGCGCGGTATCCACCTGTTCAGCGACGAGGTCTACCGCGGCCTGGAACGCGACCCGGCCCGCACCCTGCCGCAGGCCGCCGATGTGTCCGCGCGCGCACTGTCGTTGAACGTGACCTCGAAGTCCCTGGGGCTTCCCGGACTGCGCATCGGCTGGATCACCTGCCGCGACCGTGCGCTGCGCGCGCGTCTGGAGCGGGCCAAGCACTACACCACCATCTGCAACTCCGCGCCCAGCGAGGTCCTGGCCCGTATCGCGCTCAAGGCCCGCGAGACGATCCTGCACCGCAACCGGGCCCTGATCGCGGCCAATCTGCCCGCTTTCGAGGCCTTCTTCGCCGAGTTCGCGGACGACTTCGCCTGGCAGCCGCCGGACGGCGGATGCGTCGCCTACCCCCGCTACCTCGGCGCCGACGGAGTGGAGGAGTTCTGCACCCGCCTGGTGGAGGAGGCCGGAGTCCTGCTGCTGCCCGCGAGCATCTACCGCTCCGAACTCACCGCCACCCCCGCCGACCGCTTCCGCATCGGCATCGGCCGCCGCGACCCGGAAGAGGGCCTGGCGGCCTTCGCCGACTGGATGCGGGCGCGCCGATGA
- a CDS encoding helix-turn-helix transcriptional regulator, whose protein sequence is MDEAEEAPDPRVRMWAPVCQAVARLLGPYAEVVLHDPDTDRVLDIWNPMSSRGPGDPSLLGELDELDPSPQGVYGPYEKLLADGRRLSSVSAVLRDAHDRPSAVLCINLDRTPLEQAAAVLSAFGAPTVQRPEPLFEQDWSERIQHIVGSHVRETGRPVERMTRQDRLAVLGRLDEARVFAVRRAAPVVAGALRVSRSTVYGLLAELRASSAKD, encoded by the coding sequence GTGGATGAAGCAGAAGAGGCGCCGGACCCCCGGGTGCGGATGTGGGCGCCGGTGTGCCAGGCCGTCGCGCGTCTGCTCGGTCCGTACGCCGAGGTGGTGCTGCACGATCCGGACACCGACCGGGTCCTGGACATCTGGAATCCGATGAGCTCCCGCGGCCCGGGAGACCCCTCGCTGCTCGGCGAACTGGACGAGCTCGACCCGTCGCCGCAGGGCGTGTACGGGCCGTACGAGAAGCTGCTCGCGGACGGCCGCCGGCTGTCGTCGGTGAGCGCGGTCCTGCGGGATGCGCACGACCGGCCGTCGGCCGTGCTGTGCATCAATCTCGACCGCACCCCGCTGGAACAGGCCGCGGCGGTGCTGTCCGCCTTCGGCGCCCCGACCGTGCAGCGTCCCGAGCCGCTGTTCGAGCAGGACTGGTCCGAGCGTATCCAGCACATCGTCGGCAGCCACGTCCGCGAAACGGGCCGTCCCGTCGAGCGCATGACCCGCCAGGACCGCCTGGCCGTCCTCGGCCGGCTGGACGAGGCGCGGGTGTTCGCCGTGCGCCGCGCCGCGCCGGTCGTCGCCGGGGCCCTGCGGGTGTCCCGGTCCACCGTCTACGGCCTGCTGGCCGAGCTCAGAGCATCCAGCGCAAAGGACTGA